A genomic region of Dreissena polymorpha isolate Duluth1 chromosome 4, UMN_Dpol_1.0, whole genome shotgun sequence contains the following coding sequences:
- the LOC127880095 gene encoding E-selectin-like isoform X4, with protein MDTCPSKRTLWMFVQAAVMVCLNVNLSNVATQAMLPMPSLIILTVPPINPMLRSRVTSDTELLMAELTTMCRNTYSVLKRECGICLRDVNLKIVDVYMYHSMVTYHTTTTTYGSTATISCQMGYILHGSGKSTCFSNALWGSTGHTCKPVDCGYLTEPQYGNVSYTNTTYRSTAIISCQTGYRLNGSNTSGCDSNGYWNSTGQTCTVIDCGHLMAPQYGDVSYINTTYESTATISCQTGYILNGSNTSNCDSSGYWNSTGQTCVVIDCGPLLAPQHGNMSYNDTTYGSIASLSCHTGYILQGIGMVTCDSRGYWNSTIQTCTVIDCGYLMAPKHGNVSNTNTTYGSIATISCQTGYILRDSGMVTCDSNGHWNSTSQMCTIIGILD; from the exons ATGGATACCTGCCCATCAAAGAGGACGTTATGGATGTTTGTGCAGGCCGCAGTAATGGTCTGCCTAAATGTGAACCTGTCG AATGTGGCAACGCAAGCAATGCTGCCAATGCcgtcattaattattttaacggTACCACCTATAAATCCTATGCTGAGGTCAC GTGTAACGTCGGATACAGAATTATTAATGGCGGAGCTAACAACAATGTGCAGGAATACATACAGTGTCTTGAAACGGGAGTGTGGAATATGTCTTCGGGATGTGAACTTAAAG ATTGTGGACGTTTACATGTACCACTCAATGGTAACATATCACACCACAACCACTACATACGGGTCAACGGCTACAATATCTTGTCAGATGGGATACATCCTTCATGGAAGTGGAAAATCCACATGTTTTAGCAATGCGCTATGGGGCAGCACTGGTCATACATGTAAGCCTGTTG ATTGTGGTTATCTAACTGAACCACAATATGGCAACGTGTCGTACACCAACACCACATACAGATCTACGGCTATAATATCGTGTCAGACAGGATACCGCCTTAATGGAAGTAATACATCCGGCTGTGACAGCAATGGATATTGGAACAGTACTGGTCAGACGTGTACTGTTATTG ATTGCGGACATCTCATGGCACCACAATATGGCGACGTGTCATACATAAACACCACATACGAGTCTACGGCTACAATATCGTGTCAGACCGGATACATCCTAAATGGAAGTAACACATCCAACTGTGACAGCAGTGGATATTGGAACAGTACTGGTCAGACGTGTGTTGTTATTG ATTGTGGGCCTCTGTTGGCACCTCAACATGGCAATATGTCATACAACGACACCACATACGGATCTATTGCTTCACTATCCTGTCATACCGGATACATCCTACAAGGAATCGGAATGGTTACTTGTGACAGCAGAGGATATTGGAATAGTACAATTCAGACATGTACTGTTATTG ATTGTGGATATCTAATGGCACCAAAACATGGCAACGTGTCAAATACCAACACCACGTACGGGTCTATTGCTACAATATCGTGTCAGACCGGATACATCCTACGTGACAGTGGAATGGTTACGTGTGACAGTAACGGACATTGGAATAGTACTAGTCAAATGTGTACAATTATTG gtatactggactga